The following proteins are encoded in a genomic region of Glycine max cultivar Williams 82 chromosome 18, Glycine_max_v4.0, whole genome shotgun sequence:
- the LOC100784537 gene encoding transcription factor bHLH135-like: MSSRRSRQHSGSTRISDDQIIELVSKLRQLVPEIRNRRSDKVSASKVLQETCNYIRGLHREVSDLSERLSQLLTTIDADSAEAGIIRSLLNQ, encoded by the exons ATGTCTAGCCGAAGATCCAGACAACATTCAGGGTCTACAAGGATCTCCGATGACCAAATCATCGAACTTGTTTCCAAATTGCGCCAACTTGTTCCTGAGATTCGCAATAGGCGATCTGATAAG GTTTCAGCGTCAAAGGTCCTACAAGAGACCTGCAACTACATCAGAGGCTTGCACAGAGAGGTGAGTGACTTGAGCGAGCGACTGTCTCAGTTGTTGACCACAATTGATGCTGATAGTGCTGAGGCTGGAATCATTAGGAGCCTACTTAATCAATGA